A genome region from Leptidea sinapis chromosome 34, ilLepSina1.1, whole genome shotgun sequence includes the following:
- the LOC126975059 gene encoding coiled-coil domain-containing protein 13 → MEKRQASGGKVRSKTNLKGEKNVDLAAKIDETDEMKLKMLAGLDKPDPDDILYPPELNAHLIEQMKIMTGENNELRKCVFTKDEEIKELKKTVLDLNQRIRDIISGSGPAISSKSAGIISAKITELCKQNRHLVAEVESYKTKNATLERKIMQLDIINKENEKLDACLCKEEPIDASYDELKELNSKLNVVNKKLCDSKNRNLELKNEILIATKILQKELGEKFTSIKDLQNDLAGWKGRAQQIVLLQARINDLEQKLNGKQKDLNEVKKKDQTQVLRDLEMKKKKEIDQAMKNYDELKEDNVDLKRKLEGARCRIRNLECDATTIRQKMQTFIEKSEHDDLLINEQRNQVKNLEAYYQEMLKDNTVKMNKMQNEILEYQKSIKNTDAKIDALREQSTEKATKIEELRAQLLRYEECSLQSVFFTPMKTATDNEIKKLTELVITLNERLDLERHKWEELDASHRKTKERKRRLEKKLNLLESEIKNLKDSRRASKSSKSVLQKEIETTTVLGAHSVTKKQSSVTGIVEKSSETISSETQSDGYESMDKDELKYKLELADEKLKIMEDKLKMIEEEKQDDYNHLTEMVKNSKQLFHEALAVLKRDKCQCVK, encoded by the exons atggAGAAACGACAAGCTTCTGGTGGAAAAGTGAGATCTAAAACAAATTTGAAAGGAGAAAAAAATGTTGATTTGGCTGCAAAAATAGATGAAACTGATGAAATGAAGTTGAAAATGTTAGCAGGTCTCGACAAACCAGATCCCGATGATATCCTTTATCCACCAGAGCTAAATGCACATCTTATTGAGCAAATGAAG atAATGACTGGTGAAAATAATGAATTACGAAAGTGTGTATTCACTAAAGATGAAGAAATAAAGGAACTTAAAAAAACTGTTCTGGATCTTAATCAACGCATAAGAGACATAATCTCTGGTTCAGGTCCCGCTATATCATCAAAGTCAGCTGGCATCATAAGTGCAAAAATAACTGAACTTTGTAAACAGAATCGGCATCTAGTAGCTGAAGTTGAAAGTTACAAGACTAAAAATGCTACACTTGAGCGAAAAATAATGCaattagatattattaataaagaaaatgaGAAATTGGACGCTTGCTTGTGTAAAGAAGAACCTATTGATGCTAGCTATGATGAGCTAAAAGAATTGAACAGCAAACTTaatgttgtaaataaaaaactctgcgatagtaaaaatagaaatttggAACTAAAAAATGAGATTTTGATCGCAaccaaaattttacaaaagGAGCTGGGCGAAAAATTTACAAGTATTAAGGACCTGCAAAATGATTTGGCTGGTTGGAAAGGAAGAGCtcaacaaattgttttattacaagCAAGAATCAATGATCTTGAGCAAAAGTTAAATGGAAAACAAAAGGATTTAAATGAAGTTAAGAAAAAAGATCAAACTCAA gtACTCAGAGACCttgaaatgaaaaagaaaaaagaaattgaTCAAGCAATGAAGAATTATGATGAATTAAAAGAAGATAACGtggatttaaaaagaaaattggaAGGTGCCAGATGTAGAATCAGAAACCTAGAATGTGATGCCACAACTATCCGCCAAAAAATGCAAACGTTCATTGAAAAGAGTGAACATGATGATCTACTTATAAATGAGCAGAGG aatCAGGTAAAAAACCTGGAGGCGTATTACCAAGAAATGCTTAAAGATAATAccgttaaaatgaataaaatgcaAAACGAGATATTGGAATACCAGAAAAGCATAAAGAATACTGACGCTAAAATAGATGCTCTTCGAGAACAATCCACAGAAAAGGCAACCAAGATTGAGGAGCTGAGAGCCCAGTTGTTAAGATACGAAGAATGTTCCTTGCAAAGTGTATTTTTCACTCCAATGAAAACTGCTACAgacaatgaaattaaaaaacttacCGAGTTAGTCATAACTCTTAATGAGAGATTAGATTTAGAAAGACATAAATGGGAAGAATTAGATGCGAGTCACAGGAAAactaaagaaagaaaaagaaggctggaaaaaaaattgaaccTCCTTGAATcagaaataaagaatttgaaaGACTCTAGGAGAGCATCAAAATCTTCAAAGAGCGTGTTACAAAAAGAAATTGAAACCACAACTGTACTTGGTGCACACTCAGTTACTAAAAAGCAGTCTTCAGTTACGGGTATTGTTGAAAAATCAAGTGAAACCATTTCATCTGAAACTCAAAGTGATGGTTATGAATCGATGGATAAAGACGAATTGAAATACAAGCTTGAACTCGCggatgaaaaattaaaaattatggaAGACAAACTAAAGATGATTGAGGAAGAAAAACAAGATGATTACAATCATTTGACTGAAATGGTAAAAAATTCTAAGCAGTTATTCCATGAAGCCCTTGCGGTTTTAAAAAGAGACAAATGCCAATGCGTTAAATAG
- the LOC126975070 gene encoding LIM and SH3 domain protein Lasp isoform X2 → MNKTCARCEKTVYPTEELKCLDKVWHKGCFKCQECGMTLNMRTYKGYGKLPYCESHVPKAKHTTMAETPELKRIAENTKIQSNVKYHADFEKSKGKFTQVADDPETLRIKANTKIISNVAYHGDLEKKAQMERLRQINENGEIVGGHQPQQQHQQHQQHQQQTRYIGRVTDMDPLAGELVPNNAGKPRPNNHANQTVYIAMYDYEANDSDEVSFREGDLISNVTSIDEGWMTGQVLRTGRTGMLPANYVELSPDYSN, encoded by the exons ATGAATAAAACATGTGCAAGGTGTGAAAAAACAGTTTATCCCACGGAGGAATTAAAATGTTTGGACAAG GTGTGGCACAAAGGTTGCTTCAAATGTCAAGAATGTGGAATGACGCTTAACATGAGGACGTACAAAGGCTACGGGAAACTACCTTACTGCGAATC ACATGTGCCAAAAGCGAAGCACACGACTATGGCGGAGACACCCGAGCTCAAACGAATCGCTGAGAACACGAAGATACAGAGCAACGTGAAATATCACGCCGACTTCGAGAAGAGTAAAGGAAAATTCACACAG GTGGCAGATGACCCTGAGACGCTGCGAATCAAAGCGAACACGAAGATTATTAGCAACGTGGCGTACCACGGCGATCTAGAGAAGAAGGCGCAGATGGAGAGGCTGCGGCAGATCAACGAGAATGGGGAGATTGTCg GTGGCCATCAGCCGCAACAACAGCACCAACAGCACCAACAGCACCAACAGCAGACGCGATACATCGGCCGCGTCACCGACATGGACCCGCTCGCCGGCGAGCTCGTGCCGAACAACGCGGGCAAGCCACGCCCCAATAACCACGCGAATCAG acGGTATACATCGCGATGTACGACTATGAAGCAAATGATAGTGATgag GTTTCGTTCCGTGAAGGTGACCTAATATCTAACGTGACTTCCATCGATGAGGGGTGGATGACGGGCCAAGTCCTGCGCACTGGCCGCACGGGAATGCTACCAGCCAACTATGTCGAGCTCTCCCCGGACTATTCTAATTGA
- the LOC126975070 gene encoding LIM and SH3 domain protein 1 isoform X1: MNKTCARCEKTVYPTEELKCLDKVWHKGCFKCQECGMTLNMRTYKGYGKLPYCESHVPKAKHTTMAETPELKRIAENTKIQSNVKYHADFEKSKGKFTQVADDPETLRIKANTKIISNVAYHGDLEKKAQMERLRQINENGEIVEIASNDNYQHQIDSYATEMLNAPNLPPKNHYQTPAQQNRQYQEIRQEEYYPKPEEFASQSNCPPPSQYANQPQNYNQTHANQNQTYVAQTQSYANQNHTYAAQNQNYANQAPNHASQNQHYSSHSQVYQSQVHPNQNYGNQKIGRIQDYDPLSDGPRAVPNTQRASSTLIYNSSNDKRGGHQPQQQHQQHQQHQQQTRYIGRVTDMDPLAGELVPNNAGKPRPNNHANQTVYIAMYDYEANDSDEVSFREGDLISNVTSIDEGWMTGQVLRTGRTGMLPANYVELSPDYSN; this comes from the exons ATGAATAAAACATGTGCAAGGTGTGAAAAAACAGTTTATCCCACGGAGGAATTAAAATGTTTGGACAAG GTGTGGCACAAAGGTTGCTTCAAATGTCAAGAATGTGGAATGACGCTTAACATGAGGACGTACAAAGGCTACGGGAAACTACCTTACTGCGAATC ACATGTGCCAAAAGCGAAGCACACGACTATGGCGGAGACACCCGAGCTCAAACGAATCGCTGAGAACACGAAGATACAGAGCAACGTGAAATATCACGCCGACTTCGAGAAGAGTAAAGGAAAATTCACACAG GTGGCAGATGACCCTGAGACGCTGCGAATCAAAGCGAACACGAAGATTATTAGCAACGTGGCGTACCACGGCGATCTAGAGAAGAAGGCGCAGATGGAGAGGCTGCGGCAGATCAACGAGAATGGGGAGATTGTCg AGATCGCCTCAAATGATAACTACCAGCATCAGATCGACTCGTACGCTACGGAAATGCTTAACGCACCGAATCTACCGCCCAAGAACCATTACCAAACTCCGGCGCAACAGAACCGGCAGTACCAAGAAATACGCCAAGAAGAATACTACCCGAAACCGGAAGAATTCGCCTCACAGTCGAACTGCCCTCCACCGAGTCAATACGCAAACCAACCGCAGAACTACAACCAGACTCATGCAAACCAAAACCAGACTTACGTAGCGCAAACACAGAGTTACGCGAACCAAAACCATACCTACGCGGCTCAAAACCAAAATTACGCGAATCAAGCTCCTAACCACGCCAGCCAGAATCAGCATTACTCGAGTCACAGCCAGGTTTATCAGAGCCAGGTACACCCAAACCAGAACTATGGAAATCAGAAGATTGGGAGGATCCAAGACTATGATCCTCTGAGTGACGGCCCTAGGGCTGTCCCGAATACCCAGAGGGCGTCTTCAACGCTGATTTATAATAGCTCCAACGACAAACGAG GTGGCCATCAGCCGCAACAACAGCACCAACAGCACCAACAGCACCAACAGCAGACGCGATACATCGGCCGCGTCACCGACATGGACCCGCTCGCCGGCGAGCTCGTGCCGAACAACGCGGGCAAGCCACGCCCCAATAACCACGCGAATCAG acGGTATACATCGCGATGTACGACTATGAAGCAAATGATAGTGATgag GTTTCGTTCCGTGAAGGTGACCTAATATCTAACGTGACTTCCATCGATGAGGGGTGGATGACGGGCCAAGTCCTGCGCACTGGCCGCACGGGAATGCTACCAGCCAACTATGTCGAGCTCTCCCCGGACTATTCTAATTGA